From a region of the Lactuca sativa cultivar Salinas chromosome 4, Lsat_Salinas_v11, whole genome shotgun sequence genome:
- the LOC111914716 gene encoding chitin-binding lectin 1 yields MSELQNEPSSPPPPPPPASSESPSSPPSAPSDDPPPCRFDPCRTIGIIKRKALIKDLAAVYHAECLAYCQELLELQRKCEEPYPDIKVAADSRKETMRPPKRLKKSR; encoded by the exons ATGAGTGAGTTACAGAACGAACCTTCCTCTCCTCCTCCTCCGCCGCCGCCAGCATCCTCAGAATCGCCTTCTAGCCCACCGTCTGCACCATCGGACGACCCTCCTCCTTGTCGTTTCGATCCCTGCCGCA CAATTGGTATCATCAAAAGGAAAGCATTGATAAAAGACTTGGCAGCTGTCTACCATGCTGAGTGTCTTGCTTATTGCCAAGAGCTTTTAGAACTTCAAAGAAAATGTGAAGAG CCATACCCAGATATAAAAGTTGCAGCAGATTCAAGGAAAGAAACAATGAGGCCACCAAAACGACTGAAGAAATCACGCTAG
- the LOC111914717 gene encoding uncharacterized protein LOC111914717, translating into MSLVAGSYERFIWGFKLKTLKHSTETLTLSPIFSFPSHLSPIKSVAVAGSVAVSGGSDDTIKIYDLSTSSEVGSLNDPTATVTSLALYTPPSLSSFPRNLFSAYDDGNISLYDADPFVHLKTMKIHKKGVNDLSVHPSGKLALTVGRDSCLAMVNLVRGRRSFCCSLGKEASMVKFDCSGDKFFMVMDEKISVHEAEDAKLILELESKKKVLCIAPGMNGLVYGGGEDRNLTAWDTVSGKVAYCIEDAHSYRLKGIVVLSKIDGASEDELFLVASASSDGIIRVWDVRMANKNKSIPLAEVNTKSRLTCLAGSSVKSIKRPLADSSKSSKEEDEPTEDL; encoded by the exons ATGAGTCTGGTAGCAGGATCAtacgagcgattcatctggggatttaAGCTCAAAACCCTAAAACACTCCACTGAAACCCTAACCTTGTCCCCAATTTTCTCTTTTCCATCACATCTTTCACCAATCAAGTCCGTCGCTGTCGCCGGCTCCGTCGCTGTGTCAGGTGGCTCCGATGACACCATCAAAATATACGACTTATCAACTTCATCGGAGGTTGGTTCACTTAACGATCCTACCGCCACCGTCACATCGCTCGCCCTCTATACCCCTCCGTCCCTGTCCTCTTTTCCTCGTAACCTGTTCTCTGCGTATGACGACGGTAACATCTCGTTATACGACGCCGACCCCTTCGTTCACCTAAAGACGATGAAGATACATAAAAAGGGTGTTAACGATTTGTCTGTTCATCCGTCGGGGAAGTTGGCGCTGACAGTGGGGAGAGATTCGTGTTTAGCTATGGTGAATTTGGTTAGAGGAAGGAGGAGTTTCTGTTGTAGCTTGGGGAAAGAAGCTTCCATGGTGAAATTTGATTGTAGTGGTGATAAGTTCTTCATGGTAATGGATGAGAAAATCTCTGTGCACGAAGCAGAGGATGCAAAACTGATTCTTGAATTGGAATCCAAGAAAAAAGTTCTTTGCATCGCACCTGGCATG AATGGACTTGTATATGGTGGTGGAGAGGACAGGAATCTTACAGCATGGGATACAGTTAGTGGGAAGGTTGCATATTGCATTGAGGATGCACATTCATATCGTTTAAAAGGAATTGTAGTGCTTTCAAAGATTGATGGAGCATCTGAAGATGAACTGTTTTTGGTAGCATCTGCATCTTCAGATGGAATTATTCGTGTTTGGGATGTTCGTATGGCTAATAAGAATAAGTCAATTCCATTGGCTGAAGTTAATACCAAGTCTAGGCTCACTTGTCTTGCTGGATCATCTGTTAAAT CAATCAAGAGGCCTCTTGCTGATTCGAGTAAATCAAGTAAAGAAGAGGACGAACCAACTGAAGATTTGTAG